Proteins from a genomic interval of Gopherus evgoodei ecotype Sinaloan lineage chromosome 7, rGopEvg1_v1.p, whole genome shotgun sequence:
- the TUSC2 gene encoding tumor suppressor candidate 2 isoform X1 → MGASGSKTRSLWPFASPGPGGAAGPGGEQALARARGCGSATPFVFTRRGSMYYDEDGDLAHEFYEETIVTKNGRKRAKLKRIHKNLIPQGIVKLEHPRIHVDFPVIICEV, encoded by the exons ATGGGCGCTAGCGGCTCCAAGACCCGCAGCCTCTGGCCCTTCGCCTCCCCCGGGCCGGGCGGCGCCGCGGGGCCCGGCGGGGAGCAGGCCCTGGCTCGGGCGCGCGGCTGCGGCAGCGCGACCCCATTCGTCTTCACCCGCCGCGG CTCCATGTATTATGATGAGGATGGGGATCTCGCCCATGAATTCTATGAGGAGACAATTGTCACCAAGAATGGGAGAAAGCGCGCCAAACTGAAAAGGATCCACAAGAACCTGATACCTCAG GGTATAGTGAAACTGGAGCACCCTCGCATTCACGTGGACTTCCCCGTTATCATCTGCGAGGTCTGA
- the TUSC2 gene encoding tumor suppressor candidate 2 isoform X2, translated as MGASGSKTRSLWPFASPGPGGAAGPGGEQALARARGCGSATPFVFTRRGSMYYDEDGDLAHEFYEETIVTKNGRKRAKLKRIHKNLIPQELLKGK; from the exons ATGGGCGCTAGCGGCTCCAAGACCCGCAGCCTCTGGCCCTTCGCCTCCCCCGGGCCGGGCGGCGCCGCGGGGCCCGGCGGGGAGCAGGCCCTGGCTCGGGCGCGCGGCTGCGGCAGCGCGACCCCATTCGTCTTCACCCGCCGCGG CTCCATGTATTATGATGAGGATGGGGATCTCGCCCATGAATTCTATGAGGAGACAATTGTCACCAAGAATGGGAGAAAGCGCGCCAAACTGAAAAGGATCCACAAGAACCTGATACCTCAG